The Lactobacillus sp. CBA3605 genome contains a region encoding:
- a CDS encoding LPXTG cell wall anchor domain-containing protein: protein MMRKLMIIVLSISTWAIFNWQPAVSANTTDSQATVQFYGANKGSSSTTNDDKIQVKDDGETSSKQATTSVTKRTTRPKTATSTVTPPTGIRGWLPQTGEQLGIWLVILGVLLLLGLGTIYKKRKRGTNL from the coding sequence ATGATGAGAAAGTTAATGATAATCGTGCTCAGCATTAGTACTTGGGCGATTTTTAATTGGCAGCCAGCTGTATCCGCTAACACCACGGATAGTCAAGCGACTGTCCAGTTTTATGGGGCCAATAAGGGGTCGAGTTCGACGACTAATGACGATAAAATTCAAGTTAAAGATGATGGTGAGACATCAAGTAAGCAGGCGACCACATCAGTCACCAAACGAACAACAAGACCTAAAACAGCCACTTCAACCGTCACGCCGCCGACTGGAATTCGGGGTTGGTTACCACAAACTGGCGAGCAATTAGGGATTTGGTTGGTTATTTTAGGTGTGTTACTGCTATTAGGTTTAGGAACTATCTATAAAAAAAGAAAAAGGGGAACCAACTTATGA
- a CDS encoding WxL domain-containing protein — protein MKKTLLGLMLSISLLAGMAVTANAADETQSSTGDVTFESGSITIDNGGSSSTTANLDFGSHKIGTDDTAPYTNTNDSAQVSVQDQRGTAAGWDLSVAQDTQFISKMTNKTLTGAVITLVGTLDATSSSTGADATVNGTVALTPGGTTTSLMTAAAGKGNGTSVADLTKSTLDVPTSTARVAEAYSTTLTWQLSNTPSNS, from the coding sequence ATGAAAAAAACACTTTTAGGACTAATGCTTTCAATTTCATTACTTGCCGGCATGGCGGTGACTGCTAACGCCGCAGATGAGACCCAAAGCTCAACTGGGGATGTTACTTTTGAAAGTGGCTCAATTACGATTGATAATGGTGGTTCGTCTTCAACGACGGCCAATTTAGATTTTGGGAGTCATAAGATTGGCACAGATGACACCGCACCATATACTAATACGAATGATAGTGCCCAAGTTTCGGTTCAAGACCAACGTGGGACGGCAGCTGGTTGGGATTTGTCAGTTGCACAAGACACTCAATTTATTAGCAAAATGACTAATAAGACCTTGACTGGTGCCGTAATTACATTGGTAGGGACATTGGATGCGACTAGTTCTTCAACTGGTGCTGACGCTACGGTGAACGGGACGGTTGCTTTAACTCCTGGTGGGACAACGACGTCATTGATGACAGCCGCAGCTGGTAAAGGTAATGGGACTTCAGTCGCTGATTTAACGAAATCAACTTTAGACGTGCCTACTTCAACCGCACGGGTTGCCGAAGCTTATTCAACAACGTTGACTTGGCAATTGAGTAATACGCCTAGCAATAGCTAG
- a CDS encoding DUF916 and DUF3324 domain-containing protein: MVLTKRFYKISLAVIVFLMSVLTVTKISANTVGFEVAPVTSSEQADKSLSYFDLQLAPKKTTTLAVKVKNTSDKTIAVHTAVAKATTNLNAAVEYKKIAADKSIDLPADFDKLVTTEMTQVKLKKGETKVVTFKVKMPAKAYDGIVVGGLTFLKKTDKAQTKSAMAIKNQYSYTIAVVLHGKKDLTKNRLTLGAVKGSQSNGYNQITLALENHTAAFLNQLKTNVKIYQRGGSKVVYKQTTEHGQMAPSSIYELPLKVGKTALKPGKYTAKVKVTSKKQHWQFNRNFTITSDQAKKLNKTAVIEHKTNWVLWIAIGLLILILLLLIGWYIYRKQRKIKELERQLKEQNKSE, translated from the coding sequence ATGGTATTGACTAAACGTTTCTATAAAATTAGTTTGGCAGTAATCGTTTTTTTGATGAGCGTTCTAACGGTGACTAAAATTTCGGCAAATACGGTCGGCTTTGAGGTCGCACCAGTGACGTCTAGTGAGCAAGCTGACAAGTCATTATCTTATTTTGACTTGCAACTGGCCCCTAAAAAAACAACGACCTTAGCGGTTAAAGTTAAAAATACGAGTGATAAGACGATTGCGGTGCATACCGCAGTTGCCAAAGCGACGACGAATTTAAATGCAGCAGTGGAATATAAAAAGATTGCTGCCGATAAGAGCATTGATTTACCAGCTGATTTTGATAAATTAGTCACAACTGAGATGACGCAAGTCAAGCTTAAAAAGGGTGAAACCAAGGTTGTGACTTTCAAAGTTAAAATGCCAGCAAAAGCTTATGATGGCATTGTGGTTGGTGGGTTGACCTTTTTGAAAAAGACAGATAAGGCCCAGACTAAAAGTGCTATGGCGATTAAAAATCAATATTCTTATACCATTGCAGTCGTTTTACATGGTAAAAAGGACTTAACGAAGAATCGCCTAACGTTGGGCGCGGTTAAAGGGAGTCAAAGTAACGGGTATAATCAAATCACGTTGGCTTTGGAAAATCACACGGCGGCGTTTTTGAATCAATTAAAGACGAACGTCAAGATTTATCAACGTGGTGGTAGTAAAGTCGTTTACAAGCAGACTACTGAACATGGTCAAATGGCGCCTAGTTCGATTTATGAACTGCCCTTGAAAGTGGGTAAAACGGCTTTGAAACCTGGCAAATATACGGCCAAAGTCAAAGTGACGTCTAAAAAGCAGCATTGGCAGTTTAACCGGAACTTTACGATTACGAGTGATCAAGCTAAAAAGTTGAATAAAACAGCAGTGATTGAACATAAAACTAATTGGGTGCTGTGGATTGCAATCGGATTACTAATTTTAATCCTACTACTCTTGATTGGCTGGTATATTTATCGTAAGCAACGTAAAATTAAGGAACTCGAACGCCAGTTAAAGGAACAAAATAAATCAGAATAA
- a CDS encoding transglycosylase gives MKKIKLQVALGLIVLSCIFGVFIGLNNHSTTIAQASARVTASQQRQINKVNAKLSKSQKNAKNWIAYRESGYNYTARNGRCYGRYQLLRSYLHGNLSPVNQEKRANAYVASRYHSWTNAKKFWQHHHWY, from the coding sequence ATGAAAAAAATCAAATTGCAAGTTGCACTTGGACTAATCGTTTTGAGTTGTATTTTCGGGGTATTTATTGGTTTAAATAATCATTCAACTACTATCGCACAGGCATCCGCCCGTGTTACGGCTAGTCAACAGCGCCAAATTAACAAGGTCAACGCTAAGCTCTCTAAGAGTCAAAAAAATGCTAAAAACTGGATTGCTTACCGCGAATCTGGCTATAACTATACTGCTCGCAATGGTCGGTGTTACGGTCGCTATCAATTGCTCAGATCATACTTGCATGGTAACCTTTCGCCAGTTAACCAAGAAAAGCGCGCCAATGCTTACGTAGCCAGCCGGTACCATTCTTGGACAAATGCTAAAAAATTCTGGCAACATCATCATTGGTACTAA
- a CDS encoding aldo/keto reductase produces MYQAAAQRYQTMTYNRVGNSGLKLSAIGLGLWNNFGSVDSYANQQAIIHQAFDLGITYYDLANNYGPVPGSAEENFGRIMAHDMHAYRDELVIASKAGYAMWPGPYGDWGSRKSIIASADQSLQRTGLDYFDIFYSHRADPATPIEETALALDQLVKAGKALYIGISNYSGAQTKAMATIFKSLRTPFIIQQPRYNMLNRGIETDLLPVLAAEHKGAVSFSSLCQGLLTDKYLHGIPADSRANKATIPFLHPAQVSQTMATIKQLNHVAAHRGQSLAQMALAWNLRQPTIASVLIGASRPAQVVDNVAALEQLDFTTAELATIDRILAAQPAIDWSAE; encoded by the coding sequence ATGTATCAAGCAGCGGCACAACGGTATCAAACGATGACCTATAATCGGGTTGGCAATAGTGGGCTAAAGTTATCAGCGATTGGGTTGGGGTTATGGAACAATTTTGGCAGTGTTGATAGCTATGCCAATCAGCAAGCGATTATTCATCAAGCTTTTGACTTAGGAATTACTTATTATGATTTGGCTAATAACTATGGACCGGTCCCTGGCAGTGCCGAAGAAAACTTTGGTCGCATTATGGCGCACGACATGCATGCTTATCGAGATGAATTAGTCATCGCTAGTAAGGCTGGCTATGCGATGTGGCCAGGACCGTATGGTGATTGGGGGTCCCGTAAGAGTATTATTGCGAGTGCTGATCAAAGTTTACAGCGAACGGGGTTAGATTATTTTGATATTTTCTACAGCCATCGTGCCGATCCGGCGACCCCAATTGAAGAAACTGCGTTAGCGTTAGATCAACTTGTTAAGGCGGGGAAAGCATTGTATATCGGGATTTCAAATTACAGTGGTGCTCAAACTAAGGCAATGGCGACTATTTTCAAATCATTGCGGACCCCTTTTATTATTCAACAACCGCGGTATAACATGTTGAATCGGGGTATTGAAACGGATCTGTTGCCAGTGTTAGCGGCGGAACACAAGGGGGCAGTTAGCTTTAGTTCATTATGCCAAGGCTTACTAACAGATAAATATTTACACGGTATTCCTGCTGATTCACGGGCAAACAAAGCAACCATTCCGTTCTTGCATCCGGCACAAGTCAGCCAGACCATGGCAACTATCAAGCAGTTGAATCATGTTGCGGCCCATCGTGGTCAAAGTTTAGCGCAAATGGCATTGGCATGGAATTTACGACAACCAACCATTGCCAGCGTCTTAATCGGTGCCAGTCGTCCGGCACAAGTTGTTGATAACGTCGCTGCGCTTGAACAATTGGACTTTACTACGGCTGAATTAGCCACGATTGATCGCATTTTAGCTGCCCAACCAGCGATTGACTGGTCGGCTGAATAA
- a CDS encoding LamG-like jellyroll fold domain-containing protein, translated as MKPRVLMTALTCSAILTTTLTPVIAATTRIVPTTQTINNSAGLVQHRVMDADFSQSLPHDLAHPELAFLTSGQPKLGTDATMTGPVAQFDGQSGFLMPFTPDRYAQLANGMAIEAYFKYDGSTNGEHDIFSNQESGGLGLGIENGQVTFFAHVGGSYKTPQAPLRKGHWVHAVGVYDKAQQVVKLYLDGRLAAQKAAPGELKFAQGTQVNNFVLGGDSGTNQRVQMPMTGAIKTARLYDRSLSDSEVSQLNQTAQTDKKETEVATQQVVESKLIGAKSVVIGHTYGLNVHARAAVAGDADAVTVDVNYDAAKFEFVDANQTLAGAQTTVTKLAPGRVRITTTAKLATDDFRQYGVNRLAHLNFKAKASGTTTMKLTSTDATMKLSADQRITIQAKASQDYNGDGVIGVGDVALAPKEQQAAVAKQSEIKPYKHVIVLTTDGGGNPWNPQGMYYAKSDTARPEWTTDPTILAKRKNTYTLDLFNKQFAMSTDAQAVVPTISAQNYVSMLHGRAWGTLPKGYQATNASAGKEYFADFNQPVAQFPSIFKVLQQHNPTQGLAAFAEWRPILNGITEPDAAVMTQPSEKLKSFDDVADYIGKPEFANTSLVYMQSDYMDGQGHSKGWYDDNYWQQYAQYDGLFKKVMDKLTATGHQHDTLVIANADHGGIGHNHGQDETNPNRNIFLALGGETIDNGRRLKGGSNADISPLILNALQVPQPSQMLGEVFDKSAFLDQTALTKKKRAVEAIKLAQTTKKVTLSLDQQGQKHDIRAAEMRVDLAGHTIDKIKVVAGTTIMNQTIENNQLKLVLSFDQQPTSDIATIDLMPTKTKSSQPMAVKQAMLGTAKGEEILVDLVNNPVIAGDQDAGVTKPGTGSSSSTSSSSSSQASGSSSSTSSSSSSPALSSSSSASSSNSSSKAGSSSSTSSSSSNSTSGSSSSAPGSNDSQARGHLGSGDGGTKVSGSNSQLEISGANDSSENSNTPTKSHASKNNNGWLPQTSEQVQSTLAIVGSALLAISLGWLAWWRRQR; from the coding sequence ATGAAGCCCCGTGTCCTGATGACTGCCTTAACCTGTTCCGCCATTTTAACGACAACATTAACCCCGGTGATTGCGGCGACAACGCGTATCGTACCGACGACGCAGACGATCAATAATTCAGCTGGATTAGTCCAACATCGGGTGATGGATGCTGATTTTTCGCAATCGTTACCGCATGATTTGGCCCATCCCGAACTCGCTTTCTTAACCAGTGGTCAACCTAAATTAGGCACAGATGCGACTATGACGGGTCCTGTTGCGCAATTTGATGGGCAATCTGGTTTCTTAATGCCCTTTACCCCAGATCGTTATGCGCAATTAGCTAACGGCATGGCAATTGAGGCTTATTTTAAATACGATGGCAGTACCAATGGTGAACATGATATTTTTTCAAATCAGGAAAGTGGTGGCTTAGGGCTGGGCATCGAAAACGGCCAAGTGACCTTCTTTGCTCATGTTGGCGGTAGCTACAAAACACCGCAAGCGCCACTGCGTAAAGGTCACTGGGTGCATGCTGTCGGGGTATATGATAAGGCACAACAGGTGGTCAAGTTGTATTTAGATGGTCGGCTGGCTGCGCAAAAAGCGGCACCTGGGGAATTAAAGTTCGCTCAAGGGACGCAAGTGAATAACTTTGTGTTGGGTGGCGATAGTGGGACTAACCAACGGGTCCAAATGCCGATGACCGGGGCAATCAAAACTGCACGATTATATGATCGCAGTTTATCTGATAGTGAAGTTAGTCAGTTGAATCAAACGGCGCAGACCGATAAAAAAGAAACTGAAGTTGCAACGCAACAAGTGGTTGAATCGAAGCTAATCGGTGCTAAATCAGTGGTTATTGGGCATACTTATGGCTTGAATGTGCATGCGCGTGCGGCAGTTGCGGGTGATGCGGATGCTGTGACAGTAGATGTGAATTATGATGCAGCCAAGTTTGAATTTGTTGATGCAAATCAAACTTTGGCTGGCGCTCAGACGACGGTTACTAAGCTTGCGCCTGGACGAGTTCGGATTACGACCACTGCGAAATTAGCAACTGATGATTTTCGACAATATGGGGTAAACCGTTTAGCCCATCTTAATTTTAAGGCTAAAGCCAGTGGCACGACGACAATGAAGTTAACCAGTACAGACGCTACAATGAAGTTAAGTGCCGATCAACGCATCACGATTCAGGCTAAAGCGAGTCAAGATTACAACGGTGACGGTGTGATTGGGGTCGGTGACGTCGCATTAGCGCCGAAAGAACAACAAGCAGCTGTTGCCAAGCAAAGTGAAATCAAACCATATAAGCATGTCATTGTTTTGACCACGGATGGTGGTGGTAATCCGTGGAATCCACAAGGGATGTACTATGCAAAATCTGATACTGCTCGTCCTGAATGGACGACTGATCCAACGATTTTAGCTAAACGTAAAAATACGTATACTTTGGATTTGTTCAATAAACAATTTGCGATGAGTACGGATGCCCAAGCAGTCGTGCCAACGATTTCAGCTCAAAATTATGTTTCAATGTTACATGGTCGTGCTTGGGGAACGTTACCTAAGGGGTATCAAGCAACTAATGCATCAGCGGGAAAAGAATACTTTGCCGACTTCAATCAACCAGTTGCCCAGTTTCCATCAATCTTTAAAGTGTTACAACAACATAATCCGACCCAGGGTTTAGCGGCCTTTGCTGAGTGGCGACCAATCTTAAATGGGATTACGGAACCAGATGCTGCCGTGATGACGCAACCCTCTGAAAAGCTAAAATCTTTTGATGATGTTGCTGATTATATTGGTAAACCAGAATTTGCGAATACGTCTTTAGTTTATATGCAAAGTGATTATATGGACGGTCAAGGGCATAGTAAGGGCTGGTATGACGATAATTATTGGCAACAGTATGCGCAATATGATGGCTTATTTAAAAAGGTCATGGATAAGTTAACTGCCACGGGTCATCAACATGATACCTTAGTAATTGCGAATGCAGATCATGGTGGTATTGGTCATAATCATGGTCAAGATGAGACTAATCCGAATCGAAATATTTTCTTAGCTTTAGGCGGTGAAACTATTGATAACGGTCGACGTCTAAAGGGAGGCAGTAATGCTGATATTAGTCCATTAATCTTAAATGCTTTACAAGTTCCTCAGCCTAGTCAAATGTTGGGTGAAGTTTTTGATAAGTCAGCTTTCTTAGACCAAACGGCTTTAACCAAAAAGAAACGTGCTGTGGAAGCAATCAAGTTAGCGCAAACAACTAAAAAAGTGACGTTAAGTTTAGACCAACAAGGTCAAAAGCATGATATTCGAGCGGCTGAAATGCGAGTTGATTTAGCAGGTCACACGATTGATAAGATTAAAGTTGTTGCTGGGACGACCATTATGAACCAAACGATTGAAAACAATCAGTTGAAGCTAGTTTTGAGCTTTGATCAACAACCAACGTCGGACATTGCGACAATTGATTTGATGCCAACTAAAACGAAGAGCAGTCAACCAATGGCCGTTAAGCAAGCAATGTTAGGAACAGCTAAAGGTGAAGAAATCTTAGTCGACCTAGTGAATAATCCTGTCATAGCTGGTGATCAAGATGCTGGAGTAACTAAACCAGGAACCGGCAGTTCATCGAGTACGTCTAGTTCAAGCAGTAGTCAAGCGTCCGGCAGTTCATCAAGTACGTCGAGTTCAAGTAGTAGTCCGGCGTTAAGCAGTTCGTCGAGTGCTTCTAGTTCAAACAGTAGCAGTAAAGCAGGTAGTTCATCGAGCACGTCTAGTTCAAGTAGTAACTCAACGTCAGGTAGTTCATCAAGTGCTCCTGGTTCAAATGATAGTCAAGCGCGAGGCCATTTAGGCTCAGGCGATGGTGGGACCAAAGTTAGTGGTAGTAATAGCCAACTTGAGATTTCAGGAGCCAATGATAGCTCCGAAAATTCTAATACACCGACTAAGTCACATGCATCAAAAAATAATAATGGTTGGTTACCACAGACTAGCGAACAAGTGCAATCAACGTTAGCGATTGTGGGGAGTGCTCTATTAGCAATCAGTCTTGGCTGGTTAGCTTGGTGGCGGCGACAACGTTAA